Genomic window (Bradyrhizobium sp. 186):
GCCGGTGACGCTGGTTGCGACCGTGCCGGAAATGCTGGTGGTCGCGACCAACGTGCCCGCAAAGGACATCGGCGAATTGATTGCGTTGGCGAAGGCGCAGCCCGGAAAGCTCAACTTCGCCTCCTCCGGCCCCGGCAGCCTGCCGCATCTCGCCGGCGAATTGTTCAAGCTGACGGCGAAGATCGACATCGTGCATGTGCACTATCGCGGCGCCGCGCCTGCGGTGAACGATCTTCTGGGCCAGCAGGTGCAGATGACCTTCCTCGACCTCCCGGTGCTGCTGCCGCAGATCAAGGCAGGCTCCTTGCGCGCCGTCGCGGTCGGCTCGGCGGAACGCGCACCGACTGCGCCTGATGTGCCGACCACGGCGGAAGCCGGCTTTCCGGACCTCCGCATCGAGAACTGGTACGGCATGGTGGCGCCCAAGGGCACACCGACAGAGATCGTCACGGCGCTGCATCGTCTCGCGACGCAGGCGATGGCGGATCCGGCGGTGAAAGAGAAGCTCGCGGCGCAAGGCGCAACGCTGATCGGCGACACGCCGGAGCATTTTCGGCAGTTCATCGCGGACGAGACCGCGAAATGGGCGAAGGTGATCAAGGACGCCGGCGTGGAGACGGCGAAGTAGCGAACGGAATCAGGAACGCCGCCACGACAAAAGTGCGTTCCCTCCCCCCTTGCGGGGGAGGGTTAGGGAGGGGGGTGCCACACGGGGACTGTCTCGATTCGCGCGAGCGCTTGTTAGCCTACTAAACACGCACCTTTTCCTGGGCTACCCCCCTTCCACGCCCTCCCCCGCAAGGGGGGAGGGAGCAGAGCGGGGATCGCGGCCACACTGCGAGCCCACATCACTGCGGCACCCCTCACATCGCCGCTGCGCGCAGATGCTCCACAAGCATCTTCGCCGGCCGCGGCAGCGTCTTGAAGCTGCGCGCGCAGATCACGAGCCTGCGGTTGGCCCAGGCGTCGCGCAGGCGGACCATGGCGAGCGGCATCAGCTTGGCGCAGCGGCGGGCGGCGGCTTCGGGCACCAGCGCAACGCCGACATCGGCGGCGACCATCTGGCAGATCGCGTCGAAGTCGCGCAGGCGGGCGCGGAAATGTGGGCGCATGCCGAGCCGCGCGGCATGCTTGGAAATGTGGACCTGAAGCGCGGTGGCGCTGGTCAGCCCGACGAACTCGCAATCACCCGCCTCCTGGAAATCGATCTGGCGGCGACCGGCGAACGGGCCGCGCCGCGACGTTACCAGCGTCAGGCGGTCCTCGCTGAAGGGAAACCGCTCGATATGGTCGGGCAGCGCGTGCTCGGCGGCGAAGCCGAGGTCGGCGGCGCCGGCGGTGATCGCGGCGGCAATGTCGGTGCTCTCGCGCTCCTCGATGTCGATGGCGACGTCGCGATGCTCGCGCAGGAAGCCCGCGAGCGCCTTCGGCAGATGCTCCGACAGGCCTGAGGTGTTGGCGAGGAAGTGCACGCTTGCCCGCACGCCGCTGGCAAAGCCCGCCAGATCGCCGCGCATGGCGTCGATCTGGTGGATCACGAGGCGGGCGTGATCGAGCAGGCTCTCGCCCGCCGCGGTCAACTCCACGCCGCGGCGCCCGCGCTTGAGCAGCGCGACGCCGAGCGCATCCTCGAGCCCCTTGATGCGTGCGCTCGCCGAGGCCAGCGCCAGGTGCGACCGCTCGGCGCCGCGGGTGATGCTGCGCTGGTCAGCCACCGCAATGAAGAGCTGGAGATCGACGAGATCGAAGCGCATGGGAGGCTTCCTCCGCTTAGCCTTCGTCCAAGGCGAAGGCAGTCTCCGTAACCTCCAGATTGTGCCGGCACGCGGCTTCGGTCAATGTGGCGGCATGATCGACCCGCTCCTCATCGTCATCGCCGCCGTCTTCCTGATCGCCGGATTCGTCAAGGGCGTGGTCGGGCTCGGCCTGCCGACCGTCTCTATGGGCCTGCTCGCGGTGAGCATGGCCCCGAGCCGCGCGATCGCTATCGTGATCGTGCCCGCCATCGTCACCAATATCTGGCAGACCTTTGTCGGCCCCTATCTGCGCGACATCCTCAAGCGGCTGTGGCCGCTGATGATCGGCACCGTGATCGGATGCTGGCTCAACGCCGGCGCGCTCACTGGTCCCCATGCGCGCTACGGCACGATCGTGCTCGGCGTCCTGCTCGTCATCTACGCCGCGATCGGGCTGAACAAGTTCCAGTTCCGCGTCGCGCCGAAGAACGAGAAATGGGTCGGCGGCGTGGTCGGCGTCGTTACCGGCGTGATCTCGGCTTCGACCGGCGTGCAGGTGATCCCCTCGATGCCGTTCATGCAGGCGATCGGGATGGAGAAGGACGAGCTGGTGCAGGCGCTCGGCGTGTTCTTCACAGTGGCAACGCTGGCGCTGGCCTTCAACCTCACGGCGGGCGGCTTGATGACCCCGGCCAACGCCATGCCCGGCGCCATCGCCATGGCCTGCGCCTTTGCCGGCATGTTCATCGGCCAGTCGGTGCGGGCGCGGATGCCGGCCGAGGCGTTTCGCCACTGGTTCCTGATCGCGATGGTCCTGCTCGGCCTCTATCTGGCCGGCAGCGCGCTGCTGAAGGAGTTTGCGTAAAAGAAGTTACCGCGTCTCCAGCATGGCGACGCGGATGCCGAGATAGATGAAGAGGCCGCCGAGGGTACGGTTGATCCAGGCGATCACGCCCTCGGACTGCCGGAGCCGGTGGGCGGCCTTCGCCGCAAACGCCGCCAGCACCAGGCACCACAGCGTTCCCGTGCAAATGAAGATCAGGCCCAGCGTCAGGAAGGCGAGCGGCTTGTGCGGCGCATCGGCTGCGACGAATTGCGGCAGGAAGGCCAGGAAGAACAGCGCCACCTTGGGATTGAGTGCGTTGGTGAAGACGCCCTGGAGGAAAACGCGCCGCAGCGAGCTGCGGTCGTCCTCGCCGGTCACGGGTGCGGCGAGCGTGGGCCGCGACCACAGCATCTGGAGGCCGGTGAACAGAAGATAAGCCGCGCCGACCAGCTTCAGGATCGAGAATGCGGTGGATGAGGCCATCAGCAGCGCCGAAAGGCCGATCGCCGCGCCCGCGACGTGGAAAAAGCAGCCGCAACTGATGCCGAGCGCGGCGGCGGCCCCGCCTCGCCAGCCCATCTGCATGCTGCGGCCGATGATGTAGACGGTATCCGGCCCCGGCGTCACATTAAGCAGCACGCCCGACAGGACGAAGAGCCAGAGTTCGTGAATGCCCAGCATGTGAGGTCCCCCGCCGCCCGATCGGGCGGTCTCGAGGGATTCGGCTTAATCGGTTCGGCCCGCACCGTCCACCGCCGCGATTGCGTAGAATTTACCTCGAATTTGCAATGCGGATCATACTTTCGCTCGGCCTCATCTGCTCTATAAAGGCAGGGTTCTCAAATTGCGGGATTCGAGGCAACTGCCACGCCGTGGCCGGTCCGCCATCCCTTGGAGATCCGAGGATATGGAAAGACGCCTGGCTGCCATCGTCTGCGCCGATGTCGCCGGCTATTCGCGCATGATGGGCAGCGATGAGGCCGGTACCCATGCCGCCTTCAAGGCCCATCGCAGCGCGATCCACCCCATCATCCTCAATCATGGCGGCCGCGTCGTGAAGAACACCGGCGACGGATTCCTGCTGGAGTTCCCCAGCATCGTCGGCGCCACCGAAGCCGCCATCGCGATGCAGACGGTGATGGCGGAGCGCAACCATCATCTGCCCGCCGATCGCGCCATGCAGTTCCGGCTCGGCATCCATATGGGCGACGTCATCGCCGACGAGGACGAGGTGTTCGGCGACGATGTCAACATTGCCGTCCGCCTCGAATCCGTGGCGAGCCCCGGCGGCTTCGCCATCTCGGCCAAGGCCTACAAGGAGGCGAGCAAGCATCTCACCGTGCCGCTCGTCGATGCCGGCAATCATCGCTTCAAGAACATCAAGGACCCGGTCGGCGTCTGGACCTGGATCCACGAGGGCGCACCGGCGCTTGCGCCCGCGCTGAAGGAGGCATCCGCCCTCTCGCAGCAGTACCGGACCGCGATCGTCGGCGTGCTGCCCTTCGCCAATCTCAGCGACGCCCAGGACGAATATTTCTCCGACGGCCTGACCGAAGACCTGATCCACGCGCTGTCGCTGCAATCATTCTATCGCGTGCTGAGCCGCAACTCGACCTTCGCGTTCAAGGGCAAGAACACAAGCACCCGCCTGATCGCGCGCGAGATCGACGCGAGCTATTTGATCCAGGGCTCGGTGCGGCGTGCCGGAGCCAAGATCCGCGTCACCGCCGAGCTGATCGCGCCGGAGACCGGCGAGCAGCTCTGGACCGGCCGCTACGACCGCGACATCGGCGATTTCTTCGCGATGCAGGACGAGATCACCACGAACTTGTCCGCCGCCATCGCCACCGAGATCGTCCGGGCCGAGGCCTCGGCGCCGGCGCGGCTCTCGACCGACGTGACCGCCTGGGACCGTTTCCTCAAGGGGCTGTCCCACTACTACCGGCAGACCAAGGAGGACCTGAACGCCGCCGTCGAGCTGTTCCGGCAGGCGATCAGGCTCGAGCCCAAACTGTCGATCGCGCATGCCTATCTCGCCACGATCCAGATCCAGAGCATCCAGTTTGGCTGGGTCAAGGGCACGCGCCAGATGTGGGCCGAGGCGATGAACCTTGCCGAAACCAGCGTCCGGCTCGACCCGCGCTCCTCCTTCGCGTTCTCGATCCTGTCCTGGGCTCACGCCATGGAGGGGCATGACGAGGCCGCGATGGACGCCGCCAAGCGCGCGGTCGCCCTTAATCCGTACGACATGGGCGCGCGCGGCGTGCTTGGCATCTGCCATTTCGTCATCGGCGAGCACCGGGAGGCGATCGAGCTGTTTTCCATGGCCGCGCAGCGCGACAACAGCGACCCGCGCTACCAATGGGCGGCGCTGAACGCGTTCAGCCATTATCTCCTGGGGCAGTATGACGCGACCCTGTCGTGGGCCCGCGAGCAGCTCTACGTCAATCCCAATCACCTGCAGGCCTTGGCGATCCGCGCCGCGGCGCTGGCGCAATTGAGGCGGACCGCCGAAGCGAACGAGGCCACCGGGGTGCTCATGGGCAACTACCCGACCCTGAATGTCGACCGCCACTTGCGCAATTTTCACTGGAAACGGCCCGAGGACATCGCCCATTACCGCGAGGGCCTTCTGAAAGCAGGCGTGCCGCTCGGCAAATTGACCCTGGTCCAGAGCAACGTCAAACGCGCCGCCGAATCCTGAGGGCAAGCTGGGGCTGCGCGACGATCACACGTCGGTTTTGTTGACAGCACAGTGAATTCAGCCACACTTTGTCACACGCTGAAGTAGTATAGTCCGCGGCGTCCGCACTGCCTGTTTGTTAGGAATTTCCGCGCTCTGTCGGCGTGTCTGCTTTTCACGATTCGCTGTTTTCAGGATTTTGGGCCATGCATGACCCCACCTCGAAACCCTTCGTTCCATCGATCGAAGTATCGCCGGACAATCCCTGTCCGTTCCTGCGCGGCCTCGTCGGCGAGGGTTTTGTCGCCGGCGGGACTGTGCCGCTCGGCACGCTGTCGCAGACCATCGCGGATGCGAGCGGGGAGAAGGGACTGAAGAAAGCTCTCGCCCGCGTCCAGGTCCGCTGGGTGGCGCTCATCGCCAACGGTATCGGTCACATCCTCAAGAGCATGTGGTCGGGCGCGCAGCTCGACGCGCTACGCGGCGGTCCCCTCGACAAACGCGGAGCCGGCTCGCGCATTCTCAGCGTCGACGGCAAGGTCAACGAGGACGAGATCGCGCGCCTTGCGAACTTCGGCCGAAATTACGCCGACCCGAACGGCGGCACCGAGCCCGGCCTCAACGCCTCGGAAATCGACGTCTTCATGCGCGACAACCTCAAGCGCGCCGGCAGCGCCGCGCGCTGGTACGACCCCCTGCTGATGAAATTCGAGTGGCCCATCCTCCTGAAGATCATAGGAAAGGGCGAAGGCGAGGACCGCTATCTCAGCGTGGCCGACGTGCGCACGCTGTTCAATGAGCGGAAATTCCCTGCTCGCATCAACCAGCGGCTGCTGTCGCAGCCGGTGCTGTCGGCCTGCCAGCGCACAGTGCGGGGCGGCCTCAAGGTTGCGGCGTGGCTGCTCGCCGCCGGTCTCGTGACTTATGTTGCCGTTGCCGAATTTCCCGATCAGGTCAGGGCCGTCCTACCGGGAAAGGCGGCGCAGGTACTGCCGCCGCCTTTGCCCAAGCTCCAGGAGACGACGGCCGCCTATTGGCTCGAACAGAACTGGTCGCTCCAGGACCGGAACTGGTTCCATCACACCAGCCAGGGCACGGCCACGTTTCCAGTCCCATACAACTGGTTCACCGCGTTGGAGCAGCCCCGGCTTCGCCTGTTCTCGCAGCCGGGAATGTTGAAGGACAGCGCTTATCTCGAGCGCTTCGGCTTCATCCCGAGCCCGCAGTCGATCGGCACCGACACCGCGACGCTACGCCGCTTCGGCTACGCCAATGTCTATGAGACGACGCAGGTGCCGGACGTGTCGACCGGGTGGCCGAAAGCCGAGAATGTCGACGGCCTGCCGGTCGGCTTTGCGCGGTTGACCGGCGTCGTCGACCCCTCTACGGGACGCCGCGAAGAGGACAAGATCGGCCTGACCTGCGCCGCCTGTCACACCGGCCAGATCCACTACAAGGGCGTCGACGTCCGCTTCGATGGCGGCCCGGCGATGACCGACCTGAAGAAGCTCGAGCTCACGACCGGCCTATCCATCGTCTACACCGTGTACGTGCCGTTCCGCTTCAAGCGCTTTGCCGATCGCGTGCTCGGTCCTGAAGCGAGCGATGACGACCGTGCGGCGCTCAAGCAACAGCTGCGCGGCATCGGCAAGTTCCTGCTCGGCTGGGCCACGAGCTATGAGAAGACGATCGAGAGCAAGAAGACCTGGGACGGCAAGCAGCAGAAGGACACGGAGGAAGGGTTTGGCCGCCTCGATGCCCTCAATCGCATCGGAAACCAGGTCTTCGCGCAGGATTTTGCACTGAGCGGCGTCCGCGGATTCGAGAAGAACCTGCATGCCCAGGACGCGCCGGTGAGCTATCCGCCGATCTGGACCGTGCCGTGGTTCAAATTCGCCCAGTACGATGCCTCGATCGAGCAGCCGCTGATCCGCAACGCCGGCGAAGCGTTGGGCGTGACGGCGCTGCTCAATCTGTCCGACGCTTATCCCGAGAACAGGCTGTGGCGGTCGTCGGTCGACATCCGGACCCTTGGCTGGATCGAGGATCTGCTGCGGGGCCCGGATCCCTTCAAGACCTCCGACCCCGACAAGAAGTTCGGCGGGCTGCTGGCACCGAAATGGCCGTCGCAATACTTTGCCGATGACGCATGGAAGCTCGATTCCAAGCGGGTCGACCGGGGCCGCGCGATCTACGCGGAGATGTGCGCGGGATGCCATCTGCCGTCCCTCAACGAGCCGGCCTTCTGGTCCTCGTCGCATTGGCAGGCCAGCGGGACCAGCAAGATGCTGGATGCGGTGACGATACCCGTCGACGAGATCAGGACGGACCCCGAACAGTCCCTGGTGCTGGGCAACAGGACACTGCAGATTCCCGGCTATCTCAACGTGCAGACGAGCGACCTGAAGACGTGGTGGAAATGCGACACGTCGACCGATAGCTCCGCGACGGAAATGTCCTACGCGCTCGGCTTGATGACCGTGGTCGATCTCGTCGCCCGGAAGTGGATGACGGACAAGAATGTCTCTGAGGCCGAACAGGCCGAGATATGGAATCTCTCGCGCAAGAACTGTCCCAATACGGCGCGCGGACCGCGCTATCGCGCGCGTCCGCTGAACGGCATTTGGGCCACGGCGCCCTATCTTCACAACGGCTCCGTGCCATCCCTCTACTGGATGCTGAAGCCGGCGAACGAGCGCCCGCAGAAATTCTGCATGGGCCGTCGTGACTACGATCCGAAGGACGTCGGCTTCGCCGTTGCCGAGGGCGAGACCTGCAAGACGGGCGAAACGCAATTCTCGACAATGGGGACCGACGAGCAGCCGATCAAGGGCAACAGCACATCCGGCCATTCCTTCGAGCGGAAGCCGGGCGAGGAGAAGCGTCCGGGCGTCATCGGCCGCGGCTTCAAGGACGACGCAGAGCGCTACGATTTGATCGAGTATCTGAAGACGCTGTGAGCTGCCGCGGCCAGCCCTCTCACTTGAACAGCGGCGTGCCCGGCACGAAGGCGTCGAAGGCGGCCCAGAACTGGGCGCGGTAGCGGTCCTGCTCCTGGAGGATC
Coding sequences:
- a CDS encoding tripartite tricarboxylate transporter substrate binding protein, yielding MKNWRKFVLATLLLFPALASAQNFPAKPIRLVVPFPAGGPNDIIARVIGQRMSELAGQPVLIDNRGGQGGVLGTDAVAKAPSDGYTIAISSAGALAISPSMERVAYDTLSDLTPVTLVATVPEMLVVATNVPAKDIGELIALAKAQPGKLNFASSGPGSLPHLAGELFKLTAKIDIVHVHYRGAAPAVNDLLGQQVQMTFLDLPVLLPQIKAGSLRAVAVGSAERAPTAPDVPTTAEAGFPDLRIENWYGMVAPKGTPTEIVTALHRLATQAMADPAVKEKLAAQGATLIGDTPEHFRQFIADETAKWAKVIKDAGVETAK
- a CDS encoding LysR substrate-binding domain-containing protein, encoding MRFDLVDLQLFIAVADQRSITRGAERSHLALASASARIKGLEDALGVALLKRGRRGVELTAAGESLLDHARLVIHQIDAMRGDLAGFASGVRASVHFLANTSGLSEHLPKALAGFLREHRDVAIDIEERESTDIAAAITAGAADLGFAAEHALPDHIERFPFSEDRLTLVTSRRGPFAGRRQIDFQEAGDCEFVGLTSATALQVHISKHAARLGMRPHFRARLRDFDAICQMVAADVGVALVPEAAARRCAKLMPLAMVRLRDAWANRRLVICARSFKTLPRPAKMLVEHLRAAAM
- a CDS encoding sulfite exporter TauE/SafE family protein, which translates into the protein MIDPLLIVIAAVFLIAGFVKGVVGLGLPTVSMGLLAVSMAPSRAIAIVIVPAIVTNIWQTFVGPYLRDILKRLWPLMIGTVIGCWLNAGALTGPHARYGTIVLGVLLVIYAAIGLNKFQFRVAPKNEKWVGGVVGVVTGVISASTGVQVIPSMPFMQAIGMEKDELVQALGVFFTVATLALAFNLTAGGLMTPANAMPGAIAMACAFAGMFIGQSVRARMPAEAFRHWFLIAMVLLGLYLAGSALLKEFA
- a CDS encoding LysE family translocator, which produces MLGIHELWLFVLSGVLLNVTPGPDTVYIIGRSMQMGWRGGAAAALGISCGCFFHVAGAAIGLSALLMASSTAFSILKLVGAAYLLFTGLQMLWSRPTLAAPVTGEDDRSSLRRVFLQGVFTNALNPKVALFFLAFLPQFVAADAPHKPLAFLTLGLIFICTGTLWCLVLAAFAAKAAHRLRQSEGVIAWINRTLGGLFIYLGIRVAMLETR
- a CDS encoding adenylate/guanylate cyclase domain-containing protein, with product MERRLAAIVCADVAGYSRMMGSDEAGTHAAFKAHRSAIHPIILNHGGRVVKNTGDGFLLEFPSIVGATEAAIAMQTVMAERNHHLPADRAMQFRLGIHMGDVIADEDEVFGDDVNIAVRLESVASPGGFAISAKAYKEASKHLTVPLVDAGNHRFKNIKDPVGVWTWIHEGAPALAPALKEASALSQQYRTAIVGVLPFANLSDAQDEYFSDGLTEDLIHALSLQSFYRVLSRNSTFAFKGKNTSTRLIAREIDASYLIQGSVRRAGAKIRVTAELIAPETGEQLWTGRYDRDIGDFFAMQDEITTNLSAAIATEIVRAEASAPARLSTDVTAWDRFLKGLSHYYRQTKEDLNAAVELFRQAIRLEPKLSIAHAYLATIQIQSIQFGWVKGTRQMWAEAMNLAETSVRLDPRSSFAFSILSWAHAMEGHDEAAMDAAKRAVALNPYDMGARGVLGICHFVIGEHREAIELFSMAAQRDNSDPRYQWAALNAFSHYLLGQYDATLSWAREQLYVNPNHLQALAIRAAALAQLRRTAEANEATGVLMGNYPTLNVDRHLRNFHWKRPEDIAHYREGLLKAGVPLGKLTLVQSNVKRAAES
- a CDS encoding di-heme-cytochrome C peroxidase → MHDPTSKPFVPSIEVSPDNPCPFLRGLVGEGFVAGGTVPLGTLSQTIADASGEKGLKKALARVQVRWVALIANGIGHILKSMWSGAQLDALRGGPLDKRGAGSRILSVDGKVNEDEIARLANFGRNYADPNGGTEPGLNASEIDVFMRDNLKRAGSAARWYDPLLMKFEWPILLKIIGKGEGEDRYLSVADVRTLFNERKFPARINQRLLSQPVLSACQRTVRGGLKVAAWLLAAGLVTYVAVAEFPDQVRAVLPGKAAQVLPPPLPKLQETTAAYWLEQNWSLQDRNWFHHTSQGTATFPVPYNWFTALEQPRLRLFSQPGMLKDSAYLERFGFIPSPQSIGTDTATLRRFGYANVYETTQVPDVSTGWPKAENVDGLPVGFARLTGVVDPSTGRREEDKIGLTCAACHTGQIHYKGVDVRFDGGPAMTDLKKLELTTGLSIVYTVYVPFRFKRFADRVLGPEASDDDRAALKQQLRGIGKFLLGWATSYEKTIESKKTWDGKQQKDTEEGFGRLDALNRIGNQVFAQDFALSGVRGFEKNLHAQDAPVSYPPIWTVPWFKFAQYDASIEQPLIRNAGEALGVTALLNLSDAYPENRLWRSSVDIRTLGWIEDLLRGPDPFKTSDPDKKFGGLLAPKWPSQYFADDAWKLDSKRVDRGRAIYAEMCAGCHLPSLNEPAFWSSSHWQASGTSKMLDAVTIPVDEIRTDPEQSLVLGNRTLQIPGYLNVQTSDLKTWWKCDTSTDSSATEMSYALGLMTVVDLVARKWMTDKNVSEAEQAEIWNLSRKNCPNTARGPRYRARPLNGIWATAPYLHNGSVPSLYWMLKPANERPQKFCMGRRDYDPKDVGFAVAEGETCKTGETQFSTMGTDEQPIKGNSTSGHSFERKPGEEKRPGVIGRGFKDDAERYDLIEYLKTL